DNA from Agarilytica rhodophyticola:
TACCTACTTATTCAGCTTTAAGTGTTGTAAGCAAGCTGCTTACAACACCCCGTCAAAAACCGCTCCCTAGGCCTTGGGTAACTACTAAATATCACATCACCCCCCTAATTTGTGATAAACAATTTACCTGTGTGTGACCCAGATTTGAAACGGTCTCCGTATCCTTCACTCTAAGTTAATGAAATAAAAGTCTCCCAATTGAGAGTGGCGAAAAAAGTTGTTTTCTATGCCTACAACTCTTTTTTGCACTATTTGGGTCGCTTACCAATGTTCAGGCATGAATTATGATCAAAAGTATAAAAACAAATAGCCATACAAACTTAAATATATGTCCAATGCGCATTGCTAACAGTAATGCATTGATGGCTATTACAGAGCATATTAGCTCGGAGATTATTCATGCGTACCTTTAAACCTGCAATTGTTTTGCAAAACAGTGGCCTGAAACTGGACCTCTTTTGACAATTCAATGGTATTATCCAGAGATAAAGACGTATGTATTACGATCATATATATAATGCGAATAGAATCAGCGCTATCGACGCAGCTTTTACAACAGATACACCAAATGAGCCAAAAATAGACATGCATAAACGAATATTGGTTGTTGAAGATCAAGAAGATATTAATGCATTAATCGCATTGAATTTGGAAACCCTCAACTATAGCGTGACACGCTGTGACAATGGCAATGATGGATTGAAAACGGCCACTGAAGAAGCTTTCGACCTTATTGTTTTAGATATCATGTTACCGGGGCTAGACGGTTTGCAAATATGCCAAAGCCTGCGATCGAAAGGTAACTACACCCCCATCCTAATGCTGACAGCTAAAAAAACTGAAGCTGATCGTGTCATTGGGCTCGAAGTTGGCGCTGACGATTATCTAACTAAACCTTTTAGTGTTTTAGAACTACAGGCAAGAGTCAAAGCATTGCTGCGCAGAGTTGCTTTTCACAAGCAAGAAACTCAAGAAGAAGAGAGTGATCACGACGAATTGCAATATGGCAAACTGGTTATTCGCAAACAAAAACGCGATATTGTCATGAACGGTAAGTCAATAAGTTTGACAGCCAAAGAATTTGACCTTCTCCTCTATATGGCTAATTTTCCAGGTCAAGTGTTCAGCCGGGAACAATTACTTAATGCTGTTTGGGGCTATCATCATAGTGGTTATGAGCATACAGTAAATTCACATATCAATCGCCTGCGGGCAAAATTGGAAGAAGACCCCAGTAACCCTGAATATGTGCTCACCGTTTGGGGAATAGGATACAAGTTCAATGATCAATAAGCTCACCTCGACCTTGTATGGTCGTCTCACTGCCGCTCTGCTTCTTAGCTTTATAGTGGTAGGTGTATTCGCTGCAATTTTGATGGTGCATTCATCGCGTGCTTATCAGCAAGAAATAACCCAGGTTATGCACCGAGACCTTGCAGCACATGTAGTTGATCACTACTTATTATTTGAAAATGATGAGCCGAATTTAGAAGAGGCTGAAAAAACCTTCCATGACTTGATGATATTGGGGCCAAACTTTGAATTTTACTTGCTAGATAAAGCGGGGAAAATTGTTGCTTGCTCTGCCGACCCAAGTAGCCTGCATTTGGATTTTGTTGATACCAAGCCTATTGGCTCCTATCTTCAAAGCCCAGTTATACAAGAACCTATCTTCGGTGACGACCCGCGTGGTATCGACCGAGAGAAGATATTTAGCGTTGCGCCAATTGTGCGCGACGGAGAACTACAAGGTTATCTATACGTTATTCTCGGTAGTGAGATCTATGACCGGGTTTCAGACTTAGTCCTAGAAAGTAAAATTATTCAATGGGGTCTTTGGGTATTTTTAATCGGCCTTGCTTTTAGCTTGTTTGCCACACTTTGGTTAACTGGCTTAATTATACGACCACTTACCAAACTGACTGATCATGTTTGTATGATCCAATCCACTGGCTTTAGTAAAGACCCATTAAAAGATGGCGAACTTATCGGTCAGTTACAGAAATGGGCCAGCGAAAATACCGATGAGATACACACTTTAGGTGGCGCATTTAAAGAAGCCTTGGAAAAGATTCGTGAGCAATATCAAAATATTGTCACCATAGATGAATTACGTAAAGAATTACTTTCCCATGTGTCACATGATCTTCGCACACCTCTAGCGTCTCTGTTAGGGTATTTAGAAACCTGGGAGCTTAGCCAAGACAAAATGTCTGCCGAAGAAAGTCGTCAATATATCGCTACCGCTAAAAAAAGCGCGCAACGAATTTCTTCCTTGGTCGAACAATTATTTGAATTAGCTCATCTTGATAGCGGCAACGTGCAAGTTAATAGAGAGCCCTTTTCAATTGCAGAACTGGTTCAAGATGTCCTGCAAAAATTCCAAATTTTGGCGCAACAAAAAAATATTTCTCTAGCAGTTACGCCACAAGACAGCAGCATCACAGTCATAGGCGATATTGAAAAACTTGAGCGAGTTTTTACAAACCTGGTGGAAAATGCTCTTCGCCATACAAGTGAGGGTGGGTCAATCACAGTTAGACTAAACAACACCGGACAGCTTGTTGCCATTGAAGTAATAGACACTGGTATTGGCATACCCGATGAAGATATTCCTCATATATTCGATGCGCACTACAAAGCAGGTAATAGTGTCAGAGGCAATACTGCCCACGGCGGCCTTGGTTTAGCCATTACTAAACGGCTATTAGATTTGCACCAATCATCAATTAGTGTGACCAGCCAAATCAACAAAGGTACGAAATTCGAATTTCAGTTGCAAACAGGTTATTGATCTTCCTTTTCAGTTCGCCGGGCTAGAGCAATATTATAAAGATTGGTCATAGCATCATAGGAAGCGTTCTTGCCTTCCCCTTCCCAAGGTAATGAAGAGTAGTCCTCTCGCTTGGGAGGGCCATCTTTCAGTAATAACTCTTTCTCTTCACCAGATAGCAGTCCGTAAGCTTGCTCGATACTATCGACCTGGTATAAAGCAGGTTCATTAGTGCGATTGTTAGCCTGTATTAATGTATTAAATGTGGCATCTTTTTTTGCGTGATCTACTATTTTTTTATCCGAGCCACCCCCAAGAACCGAAAGGCCACCATGGAAAACTGTGGTTTTATTACTGTAATGGCTCTTTAGAACGTCATGCCGCCTATTTTCCGGGGTTACACCAAATGCTTGATACAGCCTGGACACCTTGACATTATTTGCCTTGGCAGATGGCGGCAAAAATGAATTAGCATATGATTTCCCTTTCTCATCAAAAGCAAACAACATGGTTTGTGCCCTTCTTTTCCCTAGTTCTATATCTTCGCCTGTGCCACCCTTAGGTTCAGAGATTGCTTGTTTAATATCATCAAATGCAGCTTCTACAGGTAAATTGGAATAAATACCACCATCAGTAAATTTACTGTTACCAATATTTAAACTTGAATCGAAAGTAACACCTGAGGTCAGAGCCGGATGAGCCATGGAAGCTCTGGCAGCAAAGGCAATAGGCAAATCTGGAGTGCTTCGACTATTAAGTAACATACCATTTGCAGTTTCAGCATTATAAGCTGTCAGCTCGATTTGCTTAAATTGCTTGGGGGCGAGCCCATGCATCATATCCATATCAGAAAATGTGACCATTTTATTTGATCTATCGACACGGAAGTTGGGAGAACGAAGTATCTCTAAGCGTTCGTTAATATCATTCACAGATCGATTGCTTTTCGCTGCATACCGCACAATAGCTTGGTTAAAGTCTTCATCATTATCAGCTTTCGCTTGGTTAATATAATTGGCAACACGTGTCGCAATGACAGTATCAGCTTGTTTAATTAGAGGCTCGCCATTGCCACCATAACCTTTCATTTTACCAACAAATTGGACTGGGGATTTAGAGAATGAAACCTGCGGGTACAATTTTCCAACTTCCTCATCTGTTTTCAGCGCGCCTTCTTTCATCATACTAGTGATAAGCTTATCTAAATCTTCAAATGGCAATGAAACTGAAATTGCAGCTGAGACCAACCCACCAGCTGAAGAACCGGCTACCTTTTTGACATGATCAAACTCACCTAACTTATCTAACTCAGATAGTGCTGAGGTATAGGCTAGCAGCATCATACCACCACCGCTAAACGCTAAGTTTTGCAACTTTTCAGGGCTAACAATTACGTTGAAACCATCACCATTCATACGCGGAAAAATCTGTGGTTTCATCCACTCGACTTTCTCCGCTCCCTGTAGCTTTTCTCGTAAATTACTAATTGTGCTTTGAGTGACTATTTGATCGACAGAAGAAAAGAACTGTTGTTTTGCCCGCTCTGCTTTTTCCATACGTCGCTTTGAAAAATAAACTTTTTCTCTTTTCTCTAAATGAGAATCCATTTTACGAAAGTATTTCTGATTTATATTATCAGCGGTCTGCGCGGCATGCTCCCTGAGTTGACTAGCCTCTGAAGGCTGCATCAGTTTAGCTTTAGTATCAACATCCCTTATAAAATTATTTAGAAAAGTGCTACTAGTAAATCTGTCGTATTTCATCGGTGTCAACTTAAGTATAGTGGCCTCGCTGTATTTAGTGCAATTTGATAAAAAAAGTTCTCTACAAAATTTTAAGAAAAATTAGACAGACCGCTTAGATTCAAATTTTTTCTAACATACCTATCAATTGAGATTGTATTTCTCTGGTAAAAATAAGTCATATCTACATAAGACCATTTAATCTCATAAGCCTTGGCAAGCGGAAATAAAACATCATTAGAACTAAATTCCATCGAAAAAAGTCTTTGGCTCCTATTATTTATTTGCTCAAGATAGTTTATATTTTCATGGAACATACATGGCACAATGAAATCAATTTCAGTAAGTGGGTCAGTATCAATAGGGTTACGCTCATCTAAGCTGTTGCCAATCTCGTAAACCCCCATAAGATTAAAAGCATTAACTGAGTTAGTAGCATATTGATATTGATTTACCCCACCTAAGAGGCCTATTGTATTAGGCTGAGTAAACTGCCCGATACTGGGATTAAAGTAACGAATGCGGTTGTAAAGCAACCCACTCTCTTCATCAAAATACTGTCCTTGAAATCTCAGATTATTTTCAACCTTATTAATTTCTTTTAAGGCAACATTACCATAGTTTTTATAGTAGGCTTGCCAAACAAGATTTCCTCCTTGATCACTTATTTCTTTAGGTGTACCAAGATGGTCAAGATAAAAGTGATAAATGGTATTATCTTCGATCATAGCTATGGGTCTAAAGCTTTCAGGCTCATAGATATAAGTCTTATTAACTTGACCACCTTTTTCTTGAACCAGTTGATCACCAAGCCATAAATATTTTATATTAATTGAGGAACTTTGTTTTCTTATTCGACGTCCCAAAGGATCATATTTATAATAAGTAGCCTCTCCATCTTTTTTTGTGCAAACTAGTTGGTTTTGTAAATTATAAACAAACTCAGTTTCAGATTGGCTACCTTTACCACGTTTTTCTTTAACTAGATTACCTCGTTCATCATATGTAAATGTAGTACTACCATAAGTAATGATACGACTGCCTTCACTGTAATTGATTGCGTAGCCATTGACGCTGGTGATATTACTTGCAGGATCAAAACTAAAATTTTCAGCATGACTGCCTTCAACTTTTTCAATACGATTAAGTAAATCATAGGAAAATCGCGTTTCATTCCCAGCATCATTAATACTACTAATATTGCCAAACTTATCGTAACTGTATTCACGCTGAACGACGCCAGGGGCTTTATTTCGATGATTAATACTGCTTTGTTTAAGTAATCGTCCTAAATCATCATAACTACTCTGAACTTCTAACACCCCCTGGTGACGATGTGTTTCACGACCAAAATCGTCACGCAAAATTTGAGTAATAGTGTTACTGTTAAAGATTACATCACTCAATTGATTATTGTCATCGAATTGATATTGGATATTTTTCCCGTCAGGTAATTGAATACCACTACAAATACCTGGCCATATATGAGAAAAGCCAATATCAACCATTGTGTTTTTGAGGCGGTTTTTGCCGCTAGAATCTAGATCACTATGGTGTTCTTTTTTCAATTGGCCATAGAGGGTGTATTCAAATGCAAGATATTGATTAGCATTATAAGTTTCTCGCAAACGACCTTTAGGGTCATATTGATAGCGAATGAATTCTTCTTGTTGATCAGGATGTTTAATAGACTTATATGTTTTACTTAAAACTTGCCCCAGAGCATCGCGCTTATACTCTGTCATCACTTCACCCGCATCCATGTGTTTTATTAGGTGACCGGCTTTATTATATTTATAGTGCTGAATACGTCCATCAAAGCCAATTTCTTTAATTAAGCGTTGATTGCCATCATAAAAAAACTGGTAACGCTCTTCATTTTGATTAATTAAGGCAATCAAATTACATTCTGTATCGTATTCGTATTTTAATTTATAACCTTCAGCATCGATACGCTCAATAACCTGCCCTAGGTCATCGTAGTAATATTCGGTAGTTCGACCTTGAGGATCACTATAGCGGATAAGCTGGTCTTTATCATCATAAGAGTAGTGAGTGGTATCCCCCTTGTCTGCGATAATTTTTTCCACAAGACCTGTAACACCATAGCGATACTCGACAGTATTTATTGGAGTTTTTTCTTTATCCATGTAGGAGACATTAACAACTTGCCCCCAAGCATCGTAGCTAAATTGTTTTATATGACCTAAAGTGTCTACATGCTGAACCAGCTCCCCTTGAGCATTCCATCGAAAGCGGGAAACCCGCTTCATAGGATCAGTTATAGAAGTGATTAGACCATGCTTGTTATGGCCATACATAATGCGCTGTTGATAAGGGTCTATTAGTGCAACCAGTTGACCATGAGTGTTGTACTCAAATCTCTGGACAGTTTTATCTTTATCAATAATTGCTGTTGGCTTATCTTTAAAGTAATCGATGGTAAAGCGATTACCTAATGCATCCCTCGATCCTGCGTAATGATGTTGGTCGTAAAAATACTGAGTAACGTTGCCTTCCGGGTCTTCATCAGATGACTTTCGCCCATCCTGATAATGAAATTTATGAATATTTCCTTCATTATCTATTTTTTCAACAATTTGTCCTTCACCGTTGTAATAGTACTCACATTGAAAGCCTCGGCTATCTGTCGTTTTACCGCATTTTTTTGTTTTATCCCAGTCAAAGTAATGTTCATAGATGCCTCGCTCTCCCCAGCTGTGAGTGCAAGTGGCGGTATGATCTTCGCCATCCCAATCAAAATAAAGATTAAAACCTGTTTTTAAAGTACGCTGAACCAACAAGTGATTTGAATAAGCATACTTTTCACCAATACTTTTAGCATTGCGGTGGGCAATCAGATCACCTTTATTATTGTAATCATACTCAGCGACGATTTTTTCTTGATTGAGAGCTTCATTATGGAGTAGTACAGTTTGCACTCGGCCCTGAGCATTGTGCTTAAAACGTAGGGACTTACCCCAATTACCCTGTATGCGACTAATTTTTTGCTGCTCATTATAGTGAACACTTATGCAAAAGCCTCTCTCTCCAGAGCCATCCTTGATAGCAGACTCAGGAGTATAAGCGCTATGACGCAATTGGATAAGTGGACAGTAGTGAGCAATATCCGTGGAACGCGTAAACACCTTATCCCACTGACCATCCTGCTTGAGCAAAAAGCTATTCTTCGAGAGACGATCGATAGTCAGGCCTTCCGACAAATTTGTACTGCGTTCACCAACACTTGGCAGCTCAAATGGAATCACGCGACCTCGGTTATCCTTATAGATAACTTGGGCCACATCAACCTCTAAGATTTCACTGCAACTGTGAAACCACGCAACTCCCAAGCCGTCATCATTCTTACTAGAACTGCGATATATACGTGTCCATTTAAATGGCATTGGCCCAGGTAACACTGCATCTACCTGCTCGAACGATTCTTCACCTGTTACTATTCCCACCCAATCACCTTAACTAGTAGTTGAACAAATCGAGCCCTCAGACAATGAACGACAGCTCTGTGC
Protein-coding regions in this window:
- a CDS encoding response regulator transcription factor, which translates into the protein MYYDHIYNANRISAIDAAFTTDTPNEPKIDMHKRILVVEDQEDINALIALNLETLNYSVTRCDNGNDGLKTATEEAFDLIVLDIMLPGLDGLQICQSLRSKGNYTPILMLTAKKTEADRVIGLEVGADDYLTKPFSVLELQARVKALLRRVAFHKQETQEEESDHDELQYGKLVIRKQKRDIVMNGKSISLTAKEFDLLLYMANFPGQVFSREQLLNAVWGYHHSGYEHTVNSHINRLRAKLEEDPSNPEYVLTVWGIGYKFNDQ
- a CDS encoding sensor histidine kinase; the encoded protein is MINKLTSTLYGRLTAALLLSFIVVGVFAAILMVHSSRAYQQEITQVMHRDLAAHVVDHYLLFENDEPNLEEAEKTFHDLMILGPNFEFYLLDKAGKIVACSADPSSLHLDFVDTKPIGSYLQSPVIQEPIFGDDPRGIDREKIFSVAPIVRDGELQGYLYVILGSEIYDRVSDLVLESKIIQWGLWVFLIGLAFSLFATLWLTGLIIRPLTKLTDHVCMIQSTGFSKDPLKDGELIGQLQKWASENTDEIHTLGGAFKEALEKIREQYQNIVTIDELRKELLSHVSHDLRTPLASLLGYLETWELSQDKMSAEESRQYIATAKKSAQRISSLVEQLFELAHLDSGNVQVNREPFSIAELVQDVLQKFQILAQQKNISLAVTPQDSSITVIGDIEKLERVFTNLVENALRHTSEGGSITVRLNNTGQLVAIEVIDTGIGIPDEDIPHIFDAHYKAGNSVRGNTAHGGLGLAITKRLLDLHQSSISVTSQINKGTKFEFQLQTGY
- a CDS encoding patatin-like phospholipase family protein; the encoded protein is MKYDRFTSSTFLNNFIRDVDTKAKLMQPSEASQLREHAAQTADNINQKYFRKMDSHLEKREKVYFSKRRMEKAERAKQQFFSSVDQIVTQSTISNLREKLQGAEKVEWMKPQIFPRMNGDGFNVIVSPEKLQNLAFSGGGMMLLAYTSALSELDKLGEFDHVKKVAGSSAGGLVSAAISVSLPFEDLDKLITSMMKEGALKTDEEVGKLYPQVSFSKSPVQFVGKMKGYGGNGEPLIKQADTVIATRVANYINQAKADNDEDFNQAIVRYAAKSNRSVNDINERLEILRSPNFRVDRSNKMVTFSDMDMMHGLAPKQFKQIELTAYNAETANGMLLNSRSTPDLPIAFAARASMAHPALTSGVTFDSSLNIGNSKFTDGGIYSNLPVEAAFDDIKQAISEPKGGTGEDIELGKRRAQTMLFAFDEKGKSYANSFLPPSAKANNVKVSRLYQAFGVTPENRRHDVLKSHYSNKTTVFHGGLSVLGGGSDKKIVDHAKKDATFNTLIQANNRTNEPALYQVDSIEQAYGLLSGEEKELLLKDGPPKREDYSSLPWEGEGKNASYDAMTNLYNIALARRTEKEDQ
- a CDS encoding RHS repeat-associated core domain-containing protein, producing the protein MGIVTGEESFEQVDAVLPGPMPFKWTRIYRSSSKNDDGLGVAWFHSCSEILEVDVAQVIYKDNRGRVIPFELPSVGERSTNLSEGLTIDRLSKNSFLLKQDGQWDKVFTRSTDIAHYCPLIQLRHSAYTPESAIKDGSGERGFCISVHYNEQQKISRIQGNWGKSLRFKHNAQGRVQTVLLHNEALNQEKIVAEYDYNNKGDLIAHRNAKSIGEKYAYSNHLLVQRTLKTGFNLYFDWDGEDHTATCTHSWGERGIYEHYFDWDKTKKCGKTTDSRGFQCEYYYNGEGQIVEKIDNEGNIHKFHYQDGRKSSDEDPEGNVTQYFYDQHHYAGSRDALGNRFTIDYFKDKPTAIIDKDKTVQRFEYNTHGQLVALIDPYQQRIMYGHNKHGLITSITDPMKRVSRFRWNAQGELVQHVDTLGHIKQFSYDAWGQVVNVSYMDKEKTPINTVEYRYGVTGLVEKIIADKGDTTHYSYDDKDQLIRYSDPQGRTTEYYYDDLGQVIERIDAEGYKLKYEYDTECNLIALINQNEERYQFFYDGNQRLIKEIGFDGRIQHYKYNKAGHLIKHMDAGEVMTEYKRDALGQVLSKTYKSIKHPDQQEEFIRYQYDPKGRLRETYNANQYLAFEYTLYGQLKKEHHSDLDSSGKNRLKNTMVDIGFSHIWPGICSGIQLPDGKNIQYQFDDNNQLSDVIFNSNTITQILRDDFGRETHRHQGVLEVQSSYDDLGRLLKQSSINHRNKAPGVVQREYSYDKFGNISSINDAGNETRFSYDLLNRIEKVEGSHAENFSFDPASNITSVNGYAINYSEGSRIITYGSTTFTYDERGNLVKEKRGKGSQSETEFVYNLQNQLVCTKKDGEATYYKYDPLGRRIRKQSSSINIKYLWLGDQLVQEKGGQVNKTYIYEPESFRPIAMIEDNTIYHFYLDHLGTPKEISDQGGNLVWQAYYKNYGNVALKEINKVENNLRFQGQYFDEESGLLYNRIRYFNPSIGQFTQPNTIGLLGGVNQYQYATNSVNAFNLMGVYEIGNSLDERNPIDTDPLTEIDFIVPCMFHENINYLEQINNRSQRLFSMEFSSNDVLFPLAKAYEIKWSYVDMTYFYQRNTISIDRYVRKNLNLSGLSNFS